A part of Candidatus Babeliaceae bacterium genomic DNA contains:
- a CDS encoding ankyrin repeat domain-containing protein produces the protein MKKNIVMLYVFICVFILPASAMEYAYWRLVGRNYVYDVSKDMIGEIAHQLVNVSDEATLFENCKNFLLVCKQFNMIGKIEFINHYKILSLFAKNYKTKMHIAARFNSIRWTGSVLAQSKNAWLIREIDEIHSTPLHDAALAGSTDVARLLINFGADINAKNMIGMAPIHLAVAYDKFGIVQLLLEKKVNILASNNARETALNIAMKSKNRRMISVIWQAYPNDVRVMGTRQNRPVCTLAEE, from the coding sequence ATGAAAAAAAATATCGTGATGCTATATGTATTTATCTGTGTTTTTATATTGCCAGCATCTGCAATGGAATACGCTTATTGGCGCCTTGTTGGAAGAAATTATGTTTACGATGTATCTAAAGATATGATTGGTGAAATTGCACATCAATTGGTAAACGTTTCTGATGAAGCGACACTTTTTGAGAATTGTAAAAATTTTTTATTGGTGTGTAAGCAATTTAATATGATTGGAAAAATAGAATTTATTAATCATTATAAAATATTGAGTTTGTTTGCAAAAAATTATAAGACAAAAATGCATATTGCTGCACGATTTAATTCGATTAGATGGACAGGAAGCGTTCTTGCACAGAGTAAAAACGCGTGGCTTATTAGAGAAATTGATGAAATACATTCTACCCCATTACATGATGCTGCACTTGCAGGATCAACGGATGTTGCGCGATTATTGATAAATTTTGGTGCCGATATTAATGCTAAAAATATGATTGGTATGGCTCCGATTCATTTGGCAGTGGCGTATGATAAGTTTGGAATTGTGCAGCTGTTATTAGAAAAAAAAGTTAATATTTTAGCATCTAATAACGCACGTGAAACTGCGCTGAATATTGCGATGAAAAGTAAAAATCGTAGAATGATTAGTGTTATTTGGCAAGCATATCCGAATGATGTTAGAGTAATGGGTACACGTCAAAACCGACCAGTATGCACTCTGGCTGAGGAATAA
- a CDS encoding ankyrin repeat domain-containing protein encodes MKNSIALYALVCGFVLPVYGMKDDCAQIDVRDYFVQVPDEIISEVVYQSINVVDRVIDRTALMNDFRSFSLTCKRFNEIGEAEFIHQTCEKTNAHGLSNNKAHIAASFNAVRWLENFFNDTDNMHLIDAKNSESKTPLYYAVIYNAYGAASLLLDLGANVHAEDKNKVQALHYAICVNNPLMVKLLLDKGADINSNQWAAGVLSYAKQRGNAQIIHLLEQAIAIAKETKE; translated from the coding sequence ATGAAAAATAGTATCGCGCTCTATGCGCTTGTATGTGGTTTTGTCTTACCAGTTTACGGGATGAAAGATGATTGTGCTCAGATTGATGTACGTGATTATTTTGTTCAAGTTCCGGATGAGATAATTTCTGAGGTTGTATATCAGTCCATTAATGTTGTTGATAGGGTTATTGATCGAACGGCATTGATGAATGATTTTCGGTCATTTTCATTGACGTGTAAACGATTTAACGAGATTGGGGAAGCAGAATTTATACATCAGACTTGCGAAAAAACTAATGCTCATGGGCTCTCTAATAACAAAGCGCATATTGCCGCGAGTTTTAATGCAGTGAGGTGGTTAGAAAATTTCTTTAACGATACAGATAATATGCATTTGATTGATGCGAAAAATAGCGAATCGAAAACACCGCTGTATTATGCTGTCATATATAATGCATATGGTGCCGCATCATTGTTGCTTGATTTAGGCGCAAATGTTCATGCAGAAGATAAAAATAAAGTCCAGGCGCTTCATTATGCAATATGTGTAAATAATCCTTTGATGGTTAAATTGTTATTGGATAAGGGTGCAGATATTAATTCAAATCAATGGGCTGCTGGTGTATTAAGTTATGCAAAACAACGAGGCAATGCACAAATAATTCATTTGCTTGAACAGGCAATTGCCATTGCAAAAGAAACAAAAGAATAA
- a CDS encoding ankyrin repeat domain-containing protein, giving the protein MKNSIALYALVCLFAVPTHAMEEGCGPLVQNNYFEALSDEVISEVIYQLIDVFENEALLKDSQSFLLTDKRFNRIGKTEFINHALIKTNFYQLNNNKAHIAALFNSTELLKELLENGKNKNLINQHNAETLTPLHMAVAYNAYDAASLLIDSGADVGVEDGKKLQPLHYAICNNNLSMVTLLLNKRAHVGPENTGLLAYAKKRGNTEIIKALELAITKKQKNNDEK; this is encoded by the coding sequence ATGAAAAATAGTATCGCGCTCTATGCGCTTGTGTGTTTATTTGCAGTGCCAACGCATGCAATGGAAGAAGGTTGTGGGCCGCTTGTGCAGAATAATTATTTTGAGGCGCTATCGGATGAAGTGATTTCTGAAGTTATATATCAGTTGATAGATGTTTTTGAGAACGAGGCGTTGCTTAAAGATAGTCAATCGTTTTTATTAACCGATAAACGATTTAATAGAATTGGAAAAACAGAATTTATAAATCACGCTTTGATAAAAACTAATTTTTATCAGCTTAATAATAATAAGGCGCATATTGCTGCACTTTTTAATTCGACAGAGTTGTTGAAAGAGTTATTAGAGAATGGCAAGAATAAGAATTTGATTAATCAGCACAATGCTGAAACGTTGACTCCATTACATATGGCTGTTGCATATAATGCATATGACGCCGCATCACTATTAATTGATTCGGGCGCAGATGTAGGTGTAGAAGATGGAAAAAAACTGCAACCACTTCATTATGCAATATGTAACAATAATCTATCAATGGTTACATTGTTATTGAATAAGCGTGCGCATGTTGGTCCAGAAAATACCGGTTTATTAGCTTATGCAAAAAAGCGTGGCAACACAGAGATAATCAAAGCACTTGAGTTGGCTATTACTAAAAAACAAAAGAATAATGATGAAAAATAG
- a CDS encoding ankyrin repeat domain-containing protein, which produces MNSTRWLTAFFGDEENKQLINVANSLWSTPLHCAAYNNTYGAALLLIELGANVNARNLCGKGPLWYAVEKSHVSMVQLLLNNDADVAADYKEQWIKSESLLDCAKKIGNNEIIGLLQQALANRAS; this is translated from the coding sequence TTGAATTCAACAAGATGGCTAACAGCATTCTTTGGGGATGAAGAAAATAAACAGTTGATTAATGTGGCAAATAGTTTGTGGTCAACGCCATTGCATTGCGCCGCATATAATAACACATATGGTGCAGCATTATTATTAATTGAGTTGGGCGCGAATGTTAATGCTCGGAATCTATGTGGTAAGGGGCCTCTGTGGTATGCGGTAGAAAAGAGTCATGTCTCAATGGTTCAGTTGTTATTGAATAATGATGCGGATGTTGCTGCAGATTATAAAGAGCAGTGGATTAAGTCAGAATCGTTATTGGATTGTGCAAAAAAAATAGGCAATAATGAAATAATTGGTTTGCTGCAACAAGCATTGGCTAATAGAGCGTCATAA
- a CDS encoding ankyrin repeat domain-containing protein, producing the protein MKSIIALHALVCIFMLPISAMEEGSELVAQHNYFDVLPNEVMVNIMDKFIDGCLFSHIWLLISRRSVLLTCKRFNEIGEPAFINYLFKKYCLGYSNTDSKIHIAASLNSITWLKNFFKDNDNYKHLIHGKNSTGLTPLHCAANAGAHDAAQLLIEMKASVDAQDLKNQTPLHYAVICNRLRMSQLLLDSGANTTIPWNEHNYIHTAVFFENTSMVKLLLGHGVSIGSRPNDVDGVLSHAKQWGNPEIITLIERELAKKTGI; encoded by the coding sequence ATGAAAAGTATTATCGCGCTGCATGCGCTTGTATGTATTTTTATGTTACCAATATCTGCAATGGAAGAGGGCTCTGAGTTGGTAGCGCAGCATAATTATTTTGATGTATTGCCGAATGAAGTAATGGTTAATATCATGGATAAATTTATAGATGGTTGCCTTTTTTCACATATATGGTTATTGATTAGTCGGCGGTCGGTTTTATTGACATGCAAGCGATTTAATGAGATTGGTGAACCGGCATTTATAAATTATCTTTTTAAAAAATATTGTCTCGGATATTCTAATACGGATAGCAAAATACACATCGCTGCAAGTTTAAATTCGATAACATGGTTAAAGAATTTCTTTAAGGATAATGATAATTATAAGCATTTAATTCATGGGAAGAATAGTACTGGATTAACACCATTACATTGTGCAGCAAATGCTGGTGCTCATGATGCCGCACAGTTATTAATTGAAATGAAGGCGTCGGTTGATGCTCAAGATTTGAAAAATCAAACGCCCCTGCATTATGCAGTTATATGCAATAGATTAAGGATGTCGCAGTTGCTGCTTGATTCGGGTGCGAATACTACTATTCCGTGGAATGAACATAATTATATCCATACGGCGGTATTTTTTGAAAACACATCAATGGTTAAATTATTATTAGGTCATGGCGTAAGTATTGGGTCACGACCTAACGACGTTGATGGTGTATTGTCCCATGCAAAACAATGGGGCAATCCGGAAATAATTACGTTGATTGAGCGGGAATTAGCAAAGAAGACGGGAATATAA
- a CDS encoding translocation/assembly module TamB domain-containing protein, with protein sequence MSYWRLFFSLMSAWLCACLIILIIAQDDAWVKKKIAQQCSRFYSDNFDCSFSADIDYINFFTGRIDLKNLEAKSLNGVVWSWSAQHVVVELSWLYLFLRNNCAIAFTVDNLSVTSDIQGTSIGIFEHIKNLLKAPAKPPFMLKSCVITSGTCTVHDISDAYSGILHFSTYVDFTSAGSIACMLNGGCVYVGSGCIFKKCSGEITYSGSKLYCAIKGIHAQHSRVDDYWYGEVSVDDGAISAACHNLTHKITLLGTSLMSVVNGTCQWMRNNMLEYEGSFVVDLLTGKATHDGKLLQPCIDLSTQMQIYDGRVTACAHYDNYHMDIDAQLYPRPHVVACTLYNNKNTCCTFQGDNTCMGVCSIPFTVLRNYMQIAGITLPSRGALTINVDYQALPHIRLRVSCDPFFITGASVGTKISGLRARVLLDGGSSCIVVQDASCALPHGVIKIPRALIDYSVSGIEYAYCPLLLQKCCFHWNKNIFAVCSGSLLFTYDRHKKSTFDGTLVIDKSRICNVPFTTQKELKKTTTFIDDVLLNILIKTGQLAQIKLPFVEAQAYGCMHCHGTFGKPELSGVIALHQGVVAFPYEPLVIQKGKIYCMPNNELMLDIAASSSVKQYKINMDISGTLSDPVIKLDAQPALSESHIVALLLGGVADGSLAFAVPRGVTRYLEDFIFAPQGKAYAAQAYIKSFLPPVKNIRIVPSLTDHTGRGGLRARLEIDVNDRLKALIQKNFSLTEDVYVEVDYAISDDVAVHAMKDERGDIGAEIEMKWKF encoded by the coding sequence ATGAGTTATTGGAGATTGTTTTTTAGTCTTATGAGTGCATGGCTATGCGCATGTCTTATTATACTTATTATTGCGCAAGATGATGCTTGGGTTAAAAAAAAAATTGCACAACAATGTAGTCGTTTTTATAGCGATAATTTTGACTGTTCTTTTTCTGCAGATATTGATTATATTAATTTTTTTACAGGGCGTATTGATCTTAAAAATCTTGAAGCAAAATCATTGAACGGTGTTGTCTGGTCGTGGTCAGCGCAACATGTGGTCGTTGAATTATCGTGGTTGTATTTGTTTCTACGTAACAACTGTGCGATAGCATTTACAGTTGATAATCTTTCAGTAACATCGGATATACAGGGCACTTCTATTGGTATTTTTGAACATATTAAAAATCTTCTTAAGGCTCCAGCAAAGCCACCATTTATGCTCAAATCATGCGTAATAACGTCAGGTACGTGTACAGTGCATGATATTTCTGACGCATATTCAGGAATATTACATTTTAGTACGTATGTTGATTTTACTTCTGCAGGGTCTATTGCGTGCATGCTGAATGGCGGGTGTGTATATGTGGGAAGTGGCTGTATTTTTAAAAAATGTTCGGGTGAAATTACGTATAGTGGATCAAAACTATATTGTGCCATTAAAGGGATCCATGCTCAACATAGTCGGGTAGATGATTATTGGTATGGTGAGGTTAGTGTTGATGATGGTGCAATTTCAGCGGCATGTCATAATCTTACTCACAAAATTACTCTATTGGGGACGAGTCTTATGTCTGTAGTAAATGGTACATGTCAATGGATGCGCAATAATATGTTAGAATACGAAGGCTCTTTTGTAGTCGATTTGTTAACGGGTAAAGCAACTCATGACGGTAAATTGCTGCAGCCGTGTATTGATCTTTCTACGCAGATGCAGATATATGATGGTCGGGTTACTGCTTGTGCACACTATGATAATTATCATATGGATATTGATGCTCAATTGTATCCGCGTCCGCATGTAGTCGCATGTACGTTGTATAATAATAAAAATACATGTTGCACTTTTCAGGGTGATAATACGTGTATGGGTGTATGTTCTATTCCATTTACTGTCTTACGTAATTATATGCAGATTGCAGGGATAACGTTGCCGAGTCGGGGTGCATTAACTATTAATGTAGATTATCAAGCATTACCACATATTAGGTTACGTGTCAGCTGTGATCCATTTTTTATTACAGGCGCTTCTGTTGGTACAAAAATTTCTGGATTACGTGCGCGCGTATTGTTGGATGGAGGCAGTTCTTGCATAGTTGTACAGGACGCTTCTTGTGCGTTGCCGCATGGAGTTATTAAGATACCAAGGGCTCTTATTGATTATAGTGTTTCAGGCATAGAATATGCATACTGTCCCTTGTTGCTACAAAAATGTTGCTTTCATTGGAATAAAAATATTTTTGCAGTGTGTTCAGGATCTTTGCTTTTTACATATGATCGTCATAAAAAATCAACGTTTGACGGTACCCTTGTTATTGATAAATCACGTATTTGCAATGTGCCATTTACAACGCAAAAAGAACTAAAAAAAACAACAACTTTTATTGACGATGTTTTATTGAATATTTTAATTAAAACAGGTCAATTAGCTCAAATTAAGCTCCCTTTTGTTGAAGCACAAGCATATGGTTGCATGCATTGTCATGGAACCTTTGGTAAGCCTGAATTAAGCGGCGTTATTGCATTGCATCAAGGGGTAGTTGCTTTTCCGTATGAGCCGCTTGTTATACAAAAAGGGAAAATATATTGTATGCCGAATAATGAGCTTATGCTTGATATTGCGGCATCAAGTTCGGTTAAACAATATAAAATCAATATGGATATTTCTGGTACTCTGAGTGATCCGGTTATAAAACTTGATGCGCAACCAGCGCTTTCTGAGTCGCACATTGTTGCATTGTTGTTAGGTGGTGTGGCTGACGGGTCACTTGCTTTTGCTGTTCCGCGGGGTGTTACGCGATATCTTGAAGATTTTATTTTTGCACCTCAAGGCAAAGCTTATGCTGCTCAAGCATATATAAAAAGTTTTTTGCCTCCGGTAAAAAATATACGGATTGTTCCTAGTTTGACCGATCATACCGGCCGTGGCGGACTGCGTGCGCGATTAGAAATTGATGTAAATGATCGACTAAAAGCATTGATTCAAAAAAACTTTAGTCTGACCGAAGATGTGTATGTCGAAGTTGACTATGCCATTTCTGATGATGTAGCTGTTCACGCTATGAAGGACGAGCGTGGCGACATCGGCGCTGAGATCGAAATGAAATGGAAATTTTAA
- the gspE gene encoding type II secretion system ATPase GspE yields the protein MLKKSISEILIDQKKITAQEAHQLHSESSAVGQTFEHYIVEQNKIPALDIAQAYASKFEVPFLEVISQEMASPEILAKIPLKFLREQVVIPIQWHDNKIMIVTANPFDFQPIDELNVLFGGDTLLGVAMPAVIIEGINRYYPLEGTQEMIAELQEETALSGAMDFEAIQEEDILGMATEAPIIKLVNHILYQAIKRDASDIHIEPFEKELRIRYRIDGVLYTTMTPPKRIQGALASRLKIMANLNIAEKRQPQDGRIQIKIADKAIDIRVSILPVTHGERIVMRLLDKTKTFGKLKNLGFSERDYGVIEQSIKEPNGILLITGPTGSGKTSTLYSILSELNAPDVNIVTVEDPVEYQMAGVGQVQVREKIGLTFAAALRSILRQDPDIVMIGETRDQETAQIAIQAALTGHLVLSTVHTNSAAATITRLIDMGIEPFLIASTIVSVVAQRLVRKLCSACKVIYTPTAETLKRLSLSSEAAAHITFYDARGCNECLQTGYKGRLAIFEIMVMTHQIARMTINRTDTALIQQQAQKDGMTLLIQDGIRKITLGLTTIEEVLSVATAHDIE from the coding sequence ATGCTAAAAAAAAGTATAAGTGAAATACTTATTGATCAAAAAAAAATAACAGCTCAGGAAGCGCACCAATTGCATTCAGAAAGTTCTGCGGTTGGACAAACGTTCGAGCATTATATTGTTGAACAGAATAAAATACCTGCGCTTGATATTGCGCAGGCGTATGCGTCTAAGTTTGAAGTCCCGTTTCTTGAGGTTATATCTCAAGAAATGGCATCGCCTGAAATACTAGCAAAAATACCTCTTAAGTTTTTACGTGAACAGGTCGTGATTCCGATACAATGGCATGATAATAAAATTATGATTGTTACTGCTAATCCTTTTGATTTTCAGCCAATAGATGAGCTTAATGTGTTGTTTGGTGGTGACACGTTGTTGGGTGTTGCAATGCCTGCAGTCATTATCGAGGGCATCAATCGTTATTATCCTCTTGAGGGTACTCAGGAAATGATAGCAGAATTGCAAGAAGAAACAGCTTTGTCTGGCGCCATGGATTTTGAAGCAATTCAAGAGGAAGATATTTTGGGAATGGCGACCGAAGCTCCCATTATTAAGTTGGTTAACCATATTTTGTATCAAGCTATTAAGCGAGACGCGTCTGACATTCATATTGAGCCCTTTGAAAAAGAATTGAGAATCCGTTATAGAATTGATGGTGTTTTATATACAACAATGACTCCTCCTAAGCGAATACAAGGCGCATTAGCCTCTCGTTTGAAAATTATGGCAAATTTGAATATTGCGGAAAAAAGACAGCCTCAGGATGGTCGTATTCAAATAAAAATAGCCGATAAAGCAATTGATATTCGTGTTTCCATATTGCCTGTAACGCATGGAGAGCGTATTGTTATGCGATTATTGGATAAAACGAAAACATTTGGTAAGTTAAAAAATCTTGGCTTTAGTGAGCGCGATTATGGTGTTATCGAGCAGAGCATTAAAGAGCCTAATGGTATTTTGCTTATAACTGGTCCAACTGGATCTGGTAAAACGTCAACATTGTATTCTATTTTAAGTGAACTCAATGCGCCGGATGTTAATATTGTGACGGTTGAGGATCCAGTTGAATACCAAATGGCTGGCGTTGGCCAAGTTCAAGTACGTGAAAAAATAGGATTGACATTCGCAGCGGCGTTGCGATCAATTCTTCGCCAAGATCCTGATATTGTTATGATTGGAGAAACTCGTGATCAGGAGACTGCGCAGATTGCTATTCAGGCAGCTCTAACAGGCCATCTTGTTTTGAGTACTGTTCACACTAATAGCGCCGCCGCAACTATTACTCGTCTTATAGATATGGGCATAGAGCCATTTTTAATTGCATCAACGATTGTCTCTGTTGTTGCACAGCGATTGGTAAGAAAATTGTGTAGTGCTTGTAAGGTAATCTATACGCCAACGGCTGAGACGCTCAAAAGGCTTTCATTGTCTTCTGAAGCAGCTGCGCATATTACATTTTATGACGCACGCGGTTGTAATGAGTGTTTACAAACTGGTTATAAGGGGCGGCTTGCTATTTTTGAAATTATGGTGATGACTCACCAGATTGCCCGTATGACTATTAATCGTACTGATACTGCACTTATACAACAACAAGCCCAAAAAGATGGCATGACGCTATTAATTCAAGATGGTATCAGAAAAATCACATTAGGTTTGACAACTATTGAAGAGGTATTATCCGTTGCGACTGCGCATGATATTGAGTAA
- the bamD gene encoding outer membrane protein assembly factor BamD gives MLSHKLYIFLCISIIITSGCLKKTSQDTPKKNIKDMNIEEAQHARDYYQKTGHPDLVARALERIITLSSDHAISADALIKLADIQLEMNKYEEAQKNYKEFKTLYPGNILIAHAAYKELLAHQKEIKPVYRDQQKTREVIDLAELFLEEFPDDHKKDEVIGILDECYKLLLEHDIMIVQFYITKYHLENNIKSLISAIKRLEYVKKRIIPHISNKQPYESAISTINAMLDTYDAQNPTQQLHTVVELVEKSLAQLFEKIYGPPTITTYLSSQL, from the coding sequence ATGTTATCTCATAAATTATATATATTTTTATGCATCAGTATAATTATTACATCGGGATGCTTAAAAAAAACCTCACAAGATACACCAAAAAAAAATATAAAAGATATGAATATTGAAGAAGCTCAACATGCACGTGATTATTACCAAAAAACGGGACATCCCGATCTTGTTGCGCGAGCACTCGAACGGATTATAACCCTTTCTTCTGATCACGCAATTTCTGCCGATGCCCTTATCAAATTAGCGGATATTCAGCTAGAAATGAATAAATACGAAGAAGCTCAAAAAAATTATAAAGAATTCAAAACATTATATCCCGGAAATATATTAATCGCGCACGCTGCTTATAAAGAACTTTTAGCCCATCAAAAAGAAATTAAACCGGTATATCGTGACCAACAAAAAACAAGAGAAGTAATCGACTTAGCAGAACTTTTTTTGGAAGAATTTCCTGACGACCACAAAAAAGATGAAGTGATCGGTATTCTTGATGAGTGCTATAAATTGCTTCTCGAGCATGATATTATGATAGTTCAATTTTATATAACAAAATATCATTTAGAAAACAATATCAAATCACTTATTTCAGCAATAAAACGACTGGAATATGTAAAAAAAAGAATCATTCCGCATATATCAAATAAACAGCCTTATGAATCAGCAATATCAACCATCAATGCGATGCTTGATACATATGATGCGCAAAATCCAACACAACAATTACATACCGTTGTTGAACTTGTCGAAAAATCGCTGGCACAACTTTTTGAAAAAATATACGGTCCTCCAACCATAACAACCTATTTAAGCAGTCAATTATAA
- a CDS encoding YraN family protein, translating into MSHQRIQLGKKGEGLVATYLQQQDFSSIVMNFSCRQGEIDIIAHKKKLIAFVEVKVRNNHYCNLSEIIVPSKQKKIITTAHQYLLKYGYSPDEHIIRFDVALLEPCGADYSITYIPNAFTQQGF; encoded by the coding sequence ATGTCACACCAACGTATTCAGCTTGGAAAAAAGGGCGAAGGACTTGTCGCGACGTACCTACAACAACAAGATTTTTCTTCTATTGTCATGAATTTTTCATGCCGCCAGGGAGAAATTGATATTATTGCACATAAAAAAAAACTGATTGCTTTTGTAGAAGTAAAAGTCAGAAATAATCATTATTGCAATCTTTCAGAAATCATTGTTCCTTCTAAGCAAAAAAAAATTATTACAACAGCGCATCAATATCTCTTAAAGTACGGCTATTCTCCCGATGAACATATTATTAGATTTGATGTTGCATTATTAGAACCATGCGGGGCAGATTATTCTATAACTTACATTCCCAACGCCTTCACCCAGCAAGGATTTTAG
- a CDS encoding phosphatidate cytidylyltransferase, protein MIVARIITGIIILILLFLLFFYMPYISLNLFFILLLLYILRFEWPQFKQPQLTIFYPVVPFCALILLNTYHRDYLLLLFTSLFIHDSCAYAIGKLWGRHKIAPHISPGKTWEGFLGATGISCGVTKFLFSDYSIFLILALNICALAGDLFESWLKRKVHLKDSGTLLPGHGGILDRFDSIMFGAFFLIIITFFQYYGSIIKL, encoded by the coding sequence ATGATCGTTGCGCGAATTATTACTGGAATTATTATTCTTATACTGCTCTTTTTATTGTTTTTTTATATGCCATATATATCTCTCAACCTATTTTTCATACTGCTATTATTATATATTTTGCGCTTTGAATGGCCTCAATTTAAACAACCGCAACTCACTATTTTCTATCCAGTGGTTCCATTTTGTGCGCTCATATTGCTTAATACGTATCATCGCGATTATCTTCTCCTGCTTTTTACATCACTCTTTATTCATGACAGTTGTGCGTATGCGATAGGCAAGTTATGGGGTCGGCACAAAATTGCTCCCCACATCAGTCCTGGAAAAACTTGGGAGGGGTTCTTGGGAGCAACGGGTATATCATGCGGCGTCACCAAATTCTTGTTCTCTGATTATTCGATTTTTTTAATACTAGCTCTTAATATATGTGCCCTTGCAGGAGATTTATTTGAATCATGGCTTAAGAGAAAAGTGCATCTTAAAGATTCTGGGACTCTGCTTCCTGGACATGGAGGCATTTTAGATAGATTTGATAGCATCATGTTTGGAGCATTTTTTCTTATAATTATCACATTTTTTCAATACTATGGTAGTATAATAAAACTATGA
- a CDS encoding queuosine precursor transporter, producing MINELLFFLYLGTVAIFLAIISFFGVSALTAYMSILAIFSNIFVLKQITLFGFNATASDALAVGGTITLNIIQQRYMANSAQKAIIVSFLCLLFYTIITSLHNMYIPTTTDWSAFHYQAIFSPAWRITTASLFVYYCSQQIDYFIYQSLTKRYNHLSPVKKSFVSLSISQLIDTALFTILGLYGLIDHIVYVIAISYFIKVLTFTSTLCILPFLMHYIESKHDVF from the coding sequence ATGATAAACGAATTACTCTTTTTTTTATATCTTGGAACAGTCGCCATTTTCTTGGCCATTATTAGTTTTTTTGGGGTATCGGCACTCACTGCTTATATGAGCATACTTGCCATTTTTTCCAATATATTTGTCCTAAAACAAATAACATTATTTGGATTCAATGCAACGGCGTCAGATGCCTTAGCCGTTGGTGGAACGATTACCCTGAATATTATTCAGCAAAGATACATGGCAAACAGCGCCCAAAAAGCAATTATAGTCAGTTTTTTATGTTTACTTTTTTATACTATTATTACAAGTTTACATAACATGTATATTCCAACAACGACAGATTGGAGCGCTTTTCATTATCAAGCCATTTTTTCTCCAGCTTGGCGCATCACAACTGCTTCATTATTTGTGTATTATTGCTCTCAACAAATAGATTATTTTATATATCAAAGTCTTACAAAACGCTATAACCACCTATCACCTGTAAAAAAAAGTTTTGTTTCATTGAGCATCAGTCAATTAATAGATACCGCTTTATTTACTATATTGGGCCTTTATGGCCTTATCGACCACATCGTATACGTGATTGCTATAAGTTATTTTATAAAAGTCTTAACATTCACCAGCACCTTATGCATTCTTCCTTTTTTGATGCACTACATAGAAAGCAAGCATGACGTTTTTTGA